The Lactuca sativa cultivar Salinas chromosome 2, Lsat_Salinas_v11, whole genome shotgun sequence genome includes the window ATCAGGCTTTGAGTGTGTGCGAGCGGACCCAGCAAGAAACTCGAACCCTCCTTGCTTCTCAAAATCTATTAATACCcatcaaaattcaaaaaatcgCAGCTTCTCCTTCTCTCAAGATCGATCGTAGGTTCTTTATCCCACTTCTTCTCCCTCCAATCGATCACCAGATGCGTCTCCTTCTTCCCTATTCCCCCTATTCAACTTATGTTTCGACCCATGATGTGACTACGATTTCTCCAATTTTTCTGCTGGTTTCTTTTGTTTTCTAGATACCGGTGTTTGATGATTTCTTTTGGCGTGTTTGGTAGTTCCTTTCATTTGGGAAATTTAGGCTCATTTTGAATCGTTTTTCAAGTCTCTCTTTGTGCCTCTTGCCACCCACTGAAACGAAGGTTTGCTCATTTTGGTTTTGCACACCAGGTGTTTGATGTTTCGTTTGTTTGAACATTAGAAGATTCTCCGCCAACTGCTACTGGTTCAACACCACAAGATGAACTGGATGTCCCTTAGGAGGGCAATCATCTTTCGAGAAATAGTGAATTACCATTTTCATCCAAAAAACCGCAGCCTTTCCTCAAGTATCTTACGTTCTGTCCATAATAGAACTGAAGCAACTCGTGATTCGAAAAATGAATCCAGTTCTTCAAATTACAATCACAACCTTCACCATTTACCATTGTTTTCAAAAGTTTGTGATCAACCCCACGATTACAAACTTGACATCGTAGATGATGAGACTTGGGAAATTTCAACAGGTTTCGCAGATGCCATGAAAGATGCTACTTCCCCATCACAGGTAACTAATTCCTCTCATGCTCAAATGGTTAATCATGCACCTCAAAACCAAAACGACCCTGATTTTGATGAAATCGATGATTTGAGAATATGTGGAAATCTGTTTTATAAGCTTGACAAATCTTCCAAAGAATACGAAGAATACAATTTTGATTTCCACAGGAGGAAATCTTCTAAAAGGAAGGGTGATTCaatttcaaaagaaaccccttcTTCAAGACTTGAAAATGTTTCAAACAGACAAGATGAGATCACAGAAAGCAAAAAGAAAGGAAACCAACTTTCCAAATTTCATAAATTGGATAAACTGGAAGGATCTTTAATGggaaataagcataaacaaaaggAAAGGGTTCCAACTTTCAATCAGTTAACAGCAGCTTATCATGAGCCATTTTGTTTGGACATTTACATCTCAAAAGCATCTGTACGTGCATGCATTGTTCATCGAGCAACAAGTAATGTTGTTGTTGTGGCTCATTCCATTTCTAAAGACATGAAGTTTGATCTGGATTCGACTAGGAATGTTGCTGCTTGTGCTGCTGTTGGGAAAGTATTAGCACAAAGAGCTTTAGCTGATGATATTCACAATGTGATTTATACACCAAGAAAAGGTGAGAAATTGGAAGGGAAACTTCAAAGTGTACTTCAGTCTTTAATAAGTAATGGTGTATGGGTGAAGGTGAAGGTTAAGAAGACGAAAGCTCGAAAACCTGGATTTCAATCTGCAGATTATAAGTTTTAGATATATGGAGTCGTTGATTTTCTCTTTTATAGAATTCTTAAGGAGAGAGGTGATATAGAGGCAGATATGAAATGACTATCTTGTCCCTTGTCCATGTTTAGTAAAGTGTCAATTATTTGTACTTAATGGATTTAGCGAGGAAAATCATGCCATTTCAGCCATGTAAGAAATTTTCTTTTAACTCATTTTTactattttgtttttttgttttttcacgAGTTTATCTCGTAAAACTCCATTTTGTGTGTATGGTTATTTAATTGATTTCATATGTATTCATCCAACAATTTTCATATTTTGGATTTCATACGCTCTTCTAGTATTTTGGCATTTTTCTCCTTGCATATAATGTTCGTATGGAGCAACCACATCAGTCAGAACTACAACACCATTCGTTGAAACAcattcttttatttttaactaaaaaaacatgtttatattTTTTAACCAAAACAACATGCTGATGTGCATTTGGATGGCGGTCCTCTAAATGTCTATTTTCGATCCGAACTCAATCAGGTCATAACGTCAATCACGATGAGAAGTAAAGTTTTCAGCCCTAAAATAAGCTTAAATTGCGAACGGGTGCGATTGGGTGTGAACCGTCACAATGAGTCGCAATGCCATGTTTTGGAATGTGAATGCGAGGAGGGCTTTGAATGCGAATGGGTATTGGATAGATGCGAACAATTGCGATTGGTGGTTAGAAACGATCAAATGCGATTGATTGCGAACGGTTGCAACCTATCGTATGTATTTGGTGATCATTGCGATCTGGGTGATAGCAGTGAGGTTCGGTTTGAATTTGCTAGTCACTTGACGCGAGTGAGAGTCTGATTGCAATGGGATGAATGGATACGAAGGCTGTCACGATACGAATGGGACATATGGATGTGCATGATGACTTGGTTGCGATTGACCTTGATGCGAATGAGGTTTGGTGGATGTGAAGCCTTAGGATGCGAGGTTACTTTACACGTGGCGTTTTTCAGGAAGCCTTGGGAGTTGAAGCGCTACCTTTTCCATTTCCTAAGACAACTTCTCCCAAGACACCATTTACCAATACAACTACTTCGAAGACGTTACTTTTCAAGACCAACATTTAATAGCATTTTATTAAGTCTTTTATTAGTATCTTAATGAACCATTAACCGGCATAGTTAAATAGTGTCTTTTAAGTTATTTTACCATTATCTTTGTAAGGCTATAAAAGGCCATGTTGTTCATTTGTAAGAGGGGATCAAATTATCGAATATATAAAAACTTTGAACTTGTTGTCATCTTTTCTGAGTTGTGGCTACAATTCAAAAGCTGGTCTTTACGCGTCTCCTAACTCTGATCTTGAACCCAAACCAATATGTCTTGGTTTGTTTTCACCGTATCTCAAGTTATAGGTCTAACTTGATTTTCACATTTATCCTTTGTTCTTATCTTTTATTCTTTGTTCTTGTATGTATTGTTATTTCGCTTCAAATTCGATCCCAAGCTCCAAATTTCTTATCAATTGTTGTGTTGGGAATTCGAGTCATGTTATGGACCCTTGGAGCGGTCCAAATATCCATAAATTGTagtatcaaagctcaaaagctcctaCCGGACTTTTGTTGATTACGGTTGTTGTTATTGAAGTTCTTGTTCTTTTTAAAACAAATCTTGCTGCATGTATCAAAGTAAAGTTCGACCGGGAGCCGAAAAGTTTGTGTCGAGGTGTTGTTGATTTGCTATTGTTGAGTTCTTGCAAAAATTTGATGCCATTGTTGTTCTAGCTAAAAGTTACTGCCAAGTGTTATTCCAGATGGATTAGGAATTTAGGATGATCTGAAGTTTCTTCGTGAAGCCATGAAGGATATAGTTGAAGAATCAAGTCGAAGGTAGCCAAGGCGTGAGCAGCCAGGTTTGTTGAGAAGTTAAAGATGAACGAATTGCCTAAATTCATTGGAGGATTCAATACAGAAAAATACTTGGATTGGGAGAAAGAGATGGAAAGAATTTTTCAGTTCAAAGGAGTGGACGATGAATGAAGTTGCAAATATGCAATTCTAAGGTTGCGTGGTGAAGCTGAATTGTGGTATAAGGGGTTGAAGGCAAAGAGAGTTCGTGAAGGAAAGGGGAAACTCTCTTCTTGGGAATCTCTGAAACGAAAACTCTGAGGGAAGTATATGCCAATGACCTTGAAGACTATTAATGTGAACAGAAGAGCGGAGACGTTGACAAAGACTTTTGGGATCGAAAAAGAAGTGGAAGAGTATGAAGCCTCGTCTGTTGACACGGTTTTGGTACGTCAAACTTCACAAACCCTAGATGACCAAGTTGATGTTGTCGACGTCAAGGTGGAAGAAGAAGTCAAGGATGAAGCAATTAATTTCGTTGTTGAAGACGAAATTGCTGAAGTAAATATTGAAGAAACCAATTTCGTGATTAGAGATGAGAAAGATGAAGTAATGAAGGAATTCATTGAAGAAATTAAAGAACGAGATAACTCCAGAGTTGAAATTGTAACACTTGAATCCTGTAAGTTTCTCTTTTGCCCCTTGTGTTATTTAATTTGTCCATTTTAGTCCTTGAgttgtacgcggggtgtaccacAAGGTATGCTTAGTGTACAAACTTTaaagtgagtacgcggggcgtaccaagtGGTGCGCTTAGCATACTCATGTGAAGACTTGGTCGGGGTTCCAGAGGAGTAAGCGGGGCGTACGTAATGattcttgaaaccctaatttcctgggttggCCACTATATACTCATCCTTATGGCTTTTGAAACCCTTATTTCTCAGCCTCCTTAGACCTTTTAGTCCCATATCGAAACCCTAAGTCCCTcctttgtgtttttagcttattGTGTTCACTTTTGGTGGGTTTGGTTCATATTCAAGAAGAACAAGCTTGTTTCAAGGCGgtggatcaaggaagagcttgtggATCTCGACCTTTTGCTTCATTTCCAACTTATTGGAGGTAAAAGGCTATGAACTTGATCAATGGTGGCTTAGATCTATTATGTTTGTGTTTTTGTCCCTTTTTGGTCTATAAATAAGATCTAGTGGTGTGTTACCGCTCTAGGAGCtttgagttgccactcttggtgtttctgaggtTCTAGATGCATAAAGTTGTCACCTTTGAAGTTAgatccatccatgcatgagttatggccATTTTTATGAAAGTAGAATGGTATAATTTGAAGTTGGGTTTCGCATCTTTTGGGCCTCGGATGGGCTACTTCTTTGGACCTTGCTgctttgggccttaatgggccattTGAAATCAAGCTTTTGAACTAAGGAAATTTATTGGTCTTTAGGGTAAGGCTCATATagggggtttgggcccaattaggaaaaTTGGGCAATAAGTGGGCCATGAAGGACTATTTGGTATTGGGCCTTTTAGATTGtggatttgggccttagtcttggatcaagctaggtcaggggtaaaatggtcattttaacctaAGTATGGATTATTGGATATAGAATGGAACCCAactgttaattgggtgttattttttattgatagctcggggagtcatCAAGACAGCAGCTAGGGATCTTTAGTGAGATTCaatattcgaggtgagtttcctcactgggtttagtgggtctaaggcaccaataccATCCCTTATTGATTATGCTAGGATGTAGGGAGTCTGCGTGatccttgcatgtgttatgtgctgcAATGTATACCAgacggggctcgatgtcgggcgaggcctgaTGACTGGAACATATTctattgtttatgatcattatatgtgttagcatgattatgttatatatatatatatatatatatatatatatatatatatatatatatatatatatatattgtatgtgtATAGAGGGCAAGGACCAATGACAGGCGAGGCTTGAGAGTAACAAATATGTAAACCGAGCGGGACTCGTTGTTGGGCGGGGCCTAatgccgggcgaggcccgatgtagGGCGGGGTCCCAGTATGTGATTTGTTATGTATGGTACGGGGTAGTTTgggcaactcactaagctttgtgattatggttctcagtttatgtttcaggtatttccggttccaaggggaagagctcgggatgactgtatCGCACACCACAGGGATTCCGCACTTGATATTTCACTCTGATTTTTTTTGATATTTGATACACTTTTTTTACTTGGGATGTATGGATGATGttgtgtaacatacacgttttgaaatcgtgttttaagtaaataatattatgaaatattatgtgaatttgaatgttgagttctaacagatagtttttactagaattgaagtaaaactatgcttagaatcattcagaaagtattggaagtcttatgagattccaattaaaagccaaatagtgaaatatagcaaaaatataaaatctggaataagtaaaattttattattgaaagttatagataatctcgttagaaacatttaggcgaaaacctcatcaaaatccgagttataacgaagaagttatgaccaaaccaagttccgtgataaatccggaaaataccttgtcgcgtaaaaatttagttttcgataaactagtttttagccttagtgatgtaaatgaaagttgtagaactcgtgaaaataatcaactttcatataaagaccgtttgaatctgacttcgtatgaggaagttatgatttttcgaagtttcagcttagcagtagacagctaaaaactcgaattttagatcgagtgatttttagccgacacaacctaaacgagaattgaaggtctcgtcattagtagtgcaacggtaaaaagtctgacgaaaacggacgtcggatgaagaagttatgaatttttaacggattttcctgtcccggtctgttaaaaataataatattaaaattaaagtcaaaattagccgacgaagtctaaacgaaagttgtagagcataattctagcttcgcgtggatataaagaacgtcaaaaacggagctcgtatgcgaaagttatggattttagaagtttttgcacatttttcaagaaaattcgcatgaatagtgaaacgccacgtcaccctcgctcggAGTTGGCCACGTATCCGAAGCTGCTGCGTGGCAATGCCCGAGAAGCGACGCGTGTCGCACAGGAGTCCGAAGTCGTCACGTGGTACTCGCATGCCTGCCTCGTGCCCTACTCGCGTGTCGCATGCTGATTCGACCGAGGGTGCGGTCCAATGGCTATCCGACGCGCCTCGCATTGATCACCCTCGCATGCGCAACCCACCTGCGAGCCACCTGCTGTCCGAGCTGAAGACCGAGCCGAAGACCCAGCCGATGACGCGCCTGAAGCTgatgactcctcgcatccgagCCTCGCTGGAGCCCTGCGAAGCTGCCATCTGGTCCGAACCTCGCAGCCGCCTGTCTCCTTCCcttcgcttcggatccgaagctcagccctatataaggggtgcgagcCCTCTCGGCTAGTTTTAGAAATTTGGCATTTTCACCCCCTCTTTCAATATTTTTACGATCCcgacatcccccaaagccccgatactgattctaaagcccgaaacacgccTTGAGACTCTCGAGaatcccgaaaaatttatcttttcggtttcgaagctctaccttcgcagagcccggttttcaagaaaattcccggttttcaacaacaaaagtcatatttagagccgaagtactgcccaaattaatattttagcccccggttatttcacggtgagtttaatatatagaaataattgtatgttatgtgttatatgtgctacgtgctttttagtgttattattccgggttattttcccgggttatttttaattgctatttttaatagcaacgaaatacctttgaccatgtgatcagtgaaaggacttagattcacgttggtactggtatgtagcctctggccatgtggaacatgtctccgtaagagaatgaattctattctatggtagtggcagaaggttagatagggctataagcctgaaatctaccgaaatgttaatccgaagttgtatatcttctgtgccgtttgggccaaagctttattgatgtatatcaagcacggaaattgttatgtctcattgattgtatatctttaaatcaaatcaatgatcgATGTAGAATGTTTGTCACATAATttacatatgcccttgttgttccttgttcctctttgcttctgccctactaaagtatatatatggcataacgttatattgtatctattattgaactcactaagcgtgtccgcttaccctctcgatgtttaacaaattgcaggagataaacatccagtatagttatacactggtagaagatttttgaatagtttgaaactattgtatcgatggaagcttatgaatagtttgaaactattgtattttgcactcccatatgtataaaactatagaatcctgggaagttatgtaatatataacactttaaaatagtcggtttgtatccagtagtttgtaatctctttatcaatgtaaaatattgtttttatgaatatgcaagtagcatgttttggagtaactatattgtcgagtatgaaagtttgggtctttcataaatacgaaagttagggtctttcaatcatggtatcagagcagtagtttgagtgaactaaattccacggattggtatttagacttaaactattgaaagttcaatatatgaactaaaTCATTATAAGTatagggatacaaaccataggaaatatataagtaaaagtattaggtaataataaaccctaatattctaaaatacaatgttactccGTATTGCAGGGCAATGGCTGAACAGGTTagtagccatacccctgaggttggtggaggtcctcaacccgaggaagtgaatactccagtatctcctcgcgaggagcgactcttgggtaaacttaccggtgttattcgacagactctcgaagaacacaaaaagaatggtgataagggtaaagagaaagccactggagaatcttcaaaatgagaggtgaagcgtccctcattcaaagatttcaagagtagtggtgctacagagttttccggtgttctcaatcccattattgttcttacttggatccagaacacagagaaagtgtttcgtatttctcatgtggataatgaagacaaggctaactatgcttccgcaatgctcatcggagaagcattggtctggtgggaagcaacatatgaagctctcaacgggtttgaccaggagaatttagcttgggaaatgtttaaaactcgtttgctagagaagtattgtcctctagacatgaggaggagattggagaaggaattcctcgagctt containing:
- the LOC111888689 gene encoding uncharacterized protein LOC111888689, yielding MNWMSLRRAIIFREIVNYHFHPKNRSLSSSILRSVHNRTEATRDSKNESSSSNYNHNLHHLPLFSKVCDQPHDYKLDIVDDETWEISTGFADAMKDATSPSQVTNSSHAQMVNHAPQNQNDPDFDEIDDLRICGNLFYKLDKSSKEYEEYNFDFHRRKSSKRKGDSISKETPSSRLENVSNRQDEITESKKKGNQLSKFHKLDKLEGSLMGNKHKQKERVPTFNQLTAAYHEPFCLDIYISKASVRACIVHRATSNVVVVAHSISKDMKFDLDSTRNVAACAAVGKVLAQRALADDIHNVIYTPRKGEKLEGKLQSVLQSLISNGVWVKVKVKKTKARKPGFQSADYKF